In Triticum urartu cultivar G1812 chromosome 6, Tu2.1, whole genome shotgun sequence, the following proteins share a genomic window:
- the LOC125513443 gene encoding RING-H2 finger protein ATL58-like, whose amino-acid sequence MSSCTSPDPPDYCSAVSPELKLYQAFIFSVPVFFTFVLLLFFYLFYLWRRRANWQSLQMRADNLIRGDNPRLECGINKEMREMLPVVIFKESFLIRETQCSICLADYQADERLQRIPPCGHTFHIDCIDHWFSKNTTCPLCRVSLLTAPRAASVAPTDLETQAIEEDCSSNAQHHVGLRDEHTRPEDQAVDGRISDGPSQQTNVEASVVVVIATQTAGSPSSCHLSDV is encoded by the exons ATGTCTTCTTGTACTTCCCCAGATCCACCGGACTATTGCTCCGCCGTATCGCCTGAGCTTAAACTATACCAGGCCTTCATCTTCTCTGTGCCAGTTTTCTTCACATTCGTCTTGCTTCTCTTCTTCTACTTGTTCTACCTGTGGCGGCGCAGAGCGAATTGGCAGTCCTTGCAAATGAGGGCTGATAATTTGATCAGGGGGGATAACCCTAGG TTGGAGTGTGGCATAAATAAGGAGATGCGTGAGATGTTGCCAGTTGTGATCTTCAAGGAGAGCTTCTTGATCAGGGAAACACA GTGCTCGATCTGCTTAGCAGACTATCAAGCAGATGAGCGGCTTCAGAGAATACCCCCTTGTGGTCACACCTTCCATATCGATTGCATTGACCACTGGTTTTCTAAGAACACTACTTGCCCTCTTTGCCGAGTATCGCTCCTGACTGCCCCCAGAGCTGCCAGCGTCGCTCCAACCGATCTGGAAACACAAGCCATCGAAGAGGACTGCTCTTCAAATGCGCAGCATCATGTGGGCCTTAGAGATGAGCACACGCGACCGGAGGATCAGGCAGTGGACGGCAGGATCAGTGACGGCCCATCACAGCAGACTAACGTGGAAGCATCAGTTGTTGTAGTCATCGCGACTCAAACAGCAGGGTCTCCAAGTTCTTGCCACTTGTCTGACGTGTAA